The genomic segment GGCGTACTCGCCCGGACCGTACTTCTGCCGGTACTCACGGTTGAGATCGTTGATGCCTTCGACCGTGCCCATCGGCTTGCCGGTCATGATGAAGGAGAGCAGGTTCGGAACCTGGACATTGCGGCGCAGACCCTCCGGATTGCTTTTCATGTCACCTACCGCGAAGAGGGAAAGCCCGGCGCCCTCCTTGGTGTCGAACACCGCGTCGGCAGCGGCCATCTTCATCGGCTGCTGATCGGCCATCAGCACACCGTTGAAGTGACCGACCCCGATCTGAACCAACCCGGCGATCGCGATCACCGGGAGCACCAGTTTCAACGAGCCACCGAAGACTCCCGGCTCGTTTTTCCGGATCAGGTGCCAGGCGGAGATGCCGGCGATCACGGCACCACCGGTCAGGATCGCGGCCAGCAGGGTGTGCACCAGCGCATAGACCGCCGTGTTGTTGCCCAGCACGGCCCAGATCGAGGTCAGCTCGGCCTTGCCGGTGGTGGGGTTCATCTCGTAGCCGACCGGATGCTGCATCCAGGAGTTGGCGGCGAGGATGAAGTAGGCGGAAAGCATGGTCGAGATCGAGACCGCCCAGATCGAGAACAGGTGGAGCTTCTCGGAGAGCCGGCCCCAGCCGAAGATCCAGAGGCCGAGGAAGGTCGATTCGACGAAGAAGGCGGCGAGGCCCTCCATCGCCAGCGGCGCCCCGAAGATGTCCCCGACGAAGCGGGAGTACTCGGACCAGTTCATGCCGAACTGGAACTCCTGGACCAGGCCGGTGGCGACCCCCATCGCGAAGGAAATCAGCATCAGCTTGCCCCAGAAGCGCGTGGCCCGCAGCCACTTCTCATCCCTGGTCCGGTACCACCGGGTCTGAAACCAGGCGGTGAAGAAGGCCAGCCCGATCGTCAGCGGCACGAAAATGAAGTGATAAAGCGTTGTGATGCCGAACTGCCAGCGGGCAAGTTCGAGACTGGTCATCATCGGATCATCCCCTGCTTCATGCTGCCCCTTTGAGCTGGTCCTCGATGTGGCGCCGGACCGTTGGTCCGGTCGGTTGACGTAACTGCAAGGCAGTTAA from the Solirubrobacterales bacterium genome contains:
- a CDS encoding cytochrome ubiquinol oxidase subunit I, with the translated sequence MTSLELARWQFGITTLYHFIFVPLTIGLAFFTAWFQTRWYRTRDEKWLRATRFWGKLMLISFAMGVATGLVQEFQFGMNWSEYSRFVGDIFGAPLAMEGLAAFFVESTFLGLWIFGWGRLSEKLHLFSIWAVSISTMLSAYFILAANSWMQHPVGYEMNPTTGKAELTSIWAVLGNNTAVYALVHTLLAAILTGGAVIAGISAWHLIRKNEPGVFGGSLKLVLPVIAIAGLVQIGVGHFNGVLMADQQPMKMAAADAVFDTKEGAGLSLFAVGDMKSNPEGLRRNVQVPNLLSFIMTGKPMGTVEGINDLNREYRQKYGPGEYAPFVAVAYWTWRAMIGFAFLIALSGIAGWWLNRRRGRLESSERFLKLLIPAATLPFLANFAGWIFTEMGRQPWVVFGLFKTDQAHSPTVSATEVWISLIGFTVLYGVLAILAGKVFFREVRNGPKPEGDEDSENPHLGMAY